In the genome of Tripterygium wilfordii isolate XIE 37 chromosome 19, ASM1340144v1, whole genome shotgun sequence, one region contains:
- the LOC119984960 gene encoding pentatricopeptide repeat-containing protein At5g66520-like produces MTFLLTSSALPKHIKPPLSFKSISAKVPASVILLQMCHDFREVRQLHAQFVVSALLDHPLNFGRLLNSYVTMSQIGDALSVFEAIPSPDVFAYNTMIRGLIQGNCPYDALLVYHKLLLGGFTPDNYTYTFVLKACSHLKALSEGQQVHCRIIKAGIAPDTYVHSSAIHFYANSGSMDDAERVLAEFTEENTLALNSMISGYLSLALVEKARTMFDNIVRKDAATWSAMVTGYTKNKMHVEALTVFQDMIFSGARPNESVLVSSLSACANLGALDRGRWIHGYIDRTGIQMTTTVATAIIDMYSKCGSIECGYQMFQEMPRRDVVAWGAIISGFAAYGQAWKCFELLDEMVADGIHPNEVVFVGILTACSHGGYVRKGQQYFNRMVNEFGIRPTIEHYGCMVDLLGRAGMLAEADELIMSMPEEPNAVIWGSLLHACRMHNDLRRGYRAYKRSIELEPSLGDRYKLASLMFANAGEKEIATNIRKLIKKRELETLRGSSFIEVDGNVHEFVAGDINHQEMREIQSIW; encoded by the coding sequence ATGACTTTTCTGCTAACTTCATCAGCTCTTCCAAAACATATTAAACCGCCTCTCTCCTTTAAGAGCATATCGGCGAAAGTTCCCGCCTCTGTTATCCTGCTTCAGATGTGCCATGACTTCCGGGAAGTAAGGCAATTACATGCCCAGTTTGTTGTATCAGCTCTTCTTGATCACCCTCTGAATTTTGGGAGGCTACTGAATTCGTATGTAACAATGTCACAGATTGGTGATGCCTTGTCGGTTTTTGAGGCAATTCCTTCCCCTGATGTGTTTGCTTACAACACTATGATCAGAGGCTTAATTCAGGGAAATTGTCCTTACGATGCATTGTTAGTTTATCATAAACTGTTGCTTGGTGGCTTTACACCAGACAACTACACTTACACCTTCGTCCTAAAAGCTTGCTCCCATTTGAAGGCTCTATCTGAAGGCCAACAAGTGCATTGCCGGATAATTAAGGCTGGAATAGCCCCGGATACTTATGTTCATAGCTCGGCAATACATTTTTATGCAAATTCAGGTAGCATGGATGATGCAGAACGTGTTCTTGCAGAATTCACTGAAGAGAACACGCTTGCTTTGAACAGTATGATTTCTGGGTACCTGAGTTTAGCTCTTGTAGAGAAGGCTAGGACAATGTTTGATAACATAGTAAGAAAAGATGCAGCTACTTGGAGTGCAATGGTGACAGGATACACCAAGAACAAAATGCATGTCGAGGCATTGACTGTATTTCAAGATATGATTTTCTCCGGTGCCCGACCAAATGAATCAGTACTAGTGAGCTCGCTATCGGCCTGTGCAAATCTTGGAGCATTGGATCGAGGAAGATGGATTCATGGATACATAGATAGAACTGGGATTCAGATGACAACCACTGTAGCTACTGCCATTATCGACATGTATTCCAAGTGTGGAAGCATAGAATGTGGTTACCAAATGTTTCAGGAGATGCCTCGAAGAGATGTTGTTGCTTGGGGAGCTATAATTTCAGGTTTTGCTGCTTATGGACAAGCATGGAAATGCTTTGAGCTGTTGGATGAAATGGTTGCAGACGGGATTCATCCAAACGAAGTCGTCTTTGTGGGCATATTAACAGCCTGCTCTCATGGAGGATACGTTAGAAAGGGGCAACAATATTTCAACAGGATGGTAAATGAGTTCGGGATCAGACCGACCATTGAACATTACGGATGCATGGTAGATCTCCTTGGCCGCGCTGGGATGTTGGCAGAGGCAGATGAGCTCATCATGTCTATGCCAGAAGAGCCTAATGCTGTTATATGGGGTTCATTACTTCATGCTTGTAGGATGCACAATGACCTGAGGAGAGGTTACAGAGCGTATAAACGCTCAATTGAGCTCGAGCCCTCCTTGGGAGACCGATACAAACTAGCAAGCCTTATGTTTGCTAATGCTGGGGAAAAAGAAATTGCTACTAATATAAGGAAGTTAATCAAGAAAAGAGAACTAGAGACACTGCGCGGATCAAGCTTTATAGAAGTAGATGGCAATGTACATGAGTTTGTAGCAGGTGATATAAATCatcaagagatgagagagatacAAAGCATTTGGTAG
- the LOC119984963 gene encoding GPI-anchored protein LLG1: MIFMLKLKMGWNYSSSMLFFFFLFMGLSVSSTFISDDIFESHAFTGRNLLQAKKACPVNFEFMNYTIITSQCKGPKYPADKCCPAFKQFACPYAEEISDLSTDCASTMFSYINLYGKYPAGIFASECQEGKEGLSCPHSPLSKSEDAKASQTTHTSSPLIMLTTGFLGLLFLLI, translated from the exons ATGATTTTTATGTTGAAGCTGAAGATGGGGTGGAATTATAGCTCTTCaatgctcttcttcttttttctcttcatgGGTCTCTCTGTTTCTTCCACATTCATCTCAG ATGATATATTTGAATCTCACGCATTTACAGGCAGAAATCTGCTTCAGGCCAAGAAAG CTTGCCCTGTGAACTTCGAATTCATGAACTATACGATTATCACAAGCCAATGTAAAGGCCCCAAATATCCAGCAGACAAATGTTGTCCAGCGTTCAAACAATTTGCCTGCCCTTATGCAGAGGAGATAAGTGATCTATCCACTGATTGTGCATCAACTATGTTTAGTTACATTAATCTTTATGGGAAATACCCAGCCGGCATTTTTGCTAGTGAGTGCCAGGAAGGAAAGGAGGGACTTTCTTGCCCTCACTCACCACTATCAAAATCAGAGGATGCAAAGGCTAGTCAGACAACGCATACTTCATCCCCACTGATAATGCTCACTACTGGATTCCTCGggcttttatttttgttaatatgA